The sequence CGGCCCCTGCCGATGGCACGGCCCTGACCGCCGCCGCCGTGGACGACCCCACCCTCAAGCGGGTGCTGGTGGTGGATCCCCACCCCACCCTGCGCACGGTGCTGGCCCAGCGGCTGCGCCAGGACGGCCACCTCACCGCCGCCGTGGCCAGCTCCATTGAGGCGCTGCAACTCTGTGAAGAGCTCACCCCCGACCTGCTGGTGAGTGCCGAGTTGCTGGAGGAAAGCTCCGCCCTGCGCCTGGCGGGCCAGTTGCGTTGCCCGGTGATGGTGCTCACGGCCCGCTCCGGGGCCGAGCCGATCGTCGCCCTGCTCGATGCCGGCGCCGACGACGTGCTGCGCAAGCCCTTCGGCCTCGAGGAACTGGCGGCCCGTTGCCGCAACCTGTTGCGCCGCAATGGCAGCGGCCTGCAGGAGCGGGTCTGCGTGGGCCCCCTGGATGTGCATGTGCTGCTGCGCCAGGTGACCCTGCGGGAGGAACCGGTGGAACTCAGCCCGCGGGAATTCGCCCTGCTCTGCGCCCTGCTGATGCCCCCTGGGGTGGTGCGCAGCCGTCAAGAGTTGTTGCGCATGGCCTGGCCCCCGTTCAGCGGCGGCCCCCGCTCGGTGGACACCCAGGTGCTCACCCTGCGGCGCAAGCTGGAGCAGGCGGGTCTGGGGGAAGGTGGCGGCATCGAAACGGTGCGCCAGCAGGGCTACCGCTTCAGCCTCGAAACCCTGCCGGAGGCCAGCAGCAGCCCAGCCGTCTCAGCAACCCTGGGTCAACCCGCCGGCGCCAGCTGAGCCGGCCAGCCGCCCTTGGCCAGGGCGGCCCCGACCGCCAGCTCCCCCACCAGCAACAAACCACTGAGGATCGCCAGGAGCTGGTAGGTCCATGGGGGCGTCAGCCGGCCCACAGCAGAGAGATCGAGACCGGTCTGCACCTGAAATCCCGCCAGGAAAACCTCGAAGCGTGCGATGCGCTGGGGCAACAGGCGCAGGCTGCGATCGTGGCTGCGCAGGTAGAACACGCGGCCACCCTGGCTGGTGGCAACCGGCAGCAGCGCGTCGATCTGGTCCCACTCCAGCCGCCAGCCCCGACGCAACAGCCAGGCGCACCAGGGGGGGTGACCCACCGACAGGCCCCTGGGATCGGTGATCACCCGTTCACTGGTGATCGCCAGCACCAGCAGAAAACCCAGGGGCAGCGCCGCCAGCATCCAGGGTCTCAGGTCCACCGGGGCCAACAGGGGCAGGG is a genomic window of Cyanobium sp. ATX 6F1 containing:
- a CDS encoding response regulator transcription factor, yielding MTAAAVDDPTLKRVLVVDPHPTLRTVLAQRLRQDGHLTAAVASSIEALQLCEELTPDLLVSAELLEESSALRLAGQLRCPVMVLTARSGAEPIVALLDAGADDVLRKPFGLEELAARCRNLLRRNGSGLQERVCVGPLDVHVLLRQVTLREEPVELSPREFALLCALLMPPGVVRSRQELLRMAWPPFSGGPRSVDTQVLTLRRKLEQAGLGEGGGIETVRQQGYRFSLETLPEASSSPAVSATLGQPAGAS